The sequence below is a genomic window from Saccopteryx leptura isolate mSacLep1 chromosome 3, mSacLep1_pri_phased_curated, whole genome shotgun sequence.
CCCCTGGGGAATGGGGCATCTCTAACCACAGATGTGATGGCCCCCTGGTTCAGCAAAATGCTTCTCTATAGCGTCTGTCCAACGCGGTGCAGGTTTCTCTGCCCTACCCTCCACCCGGGTGGGGGGCACTCGCTCTTAGCCCTGACCAGTCACCTTGGCAAAGAAGTATGGACCAGCAGTGTACATCCCGTCTTCTAGCTCGTAGTAAAGCATGGCTCTCTCCGAGTGACCTACgaaaggggagaaaaggagaatGAAACATGAAATTAATTTGAAGCGGTTCTGTTTTTCAGTCTGTCTTAGTACAATTAAAAGTAGTTTATGGCCTAAAtgtcttatttataaaaaaaaaaaaaaaaaaaaaaaaagaggcagagcACAACCATCCTGATTTAGATGTAATTCTGTGACTTGTACATTGCTGTCAAGTATAAATCCTGCCAGGAGAGGAATGCCTATGACTCCTTGGTAATTTGCTTCATTTGCATACTAGTATTAAGGCTTGAACTTTGAAAACAattattgtcttttatttcacaatCCTAGTGACATTATTCAGTAAACCTGTTTTCCCTGGGAGCCAGAGCAACATGAGTTGGCTTTGGGCCAGTGCAGAGGGTGGCCGACACTGTGTGTTCTGGCTCTTGCACCTCTGGGTCACGGGGAGCTGGGGACACTCACATTTGGCAATGACATCCAGGATCACGTTGAAAGGGATTAGTGCTCCGATCATGAACAAGAGGGCCGCTGTGTCCATGAAGGAGAGCTTGATGGCCCCGTGGCCATAATAGAGGAACCCGATGATCAGCGACATCAGGCAGGCCTCCGCCCCATGGATGAGGAGGGTGGGTAGGTCTCGAAAATCATTAGAAATCTGacgactttaaaaagaaaagaaagaggtgccAAGGGAATGACATACACCCATCCTGTGACCTTGTCCATGTCATTCATCTCTGtgagcctcatttttctcatctgtaaaatcacaGACACACTTCCCAGAGTGTCTGTGTGTTGTCAGATGAACACACTGATGAAAGCATCTGTCTCACAGGAGACACTCAGTAAATGATTGTGTTACTTTTATCGTAGGTGTATCTGCCTTGAGATTTTACCTAAAGAAGTCATTCTGAGGAAATAACTAATCAGTTATGTAAAGAGATATGTACAAGGATGTTGGCTATAATTACTTGTAATAGAGCCTAAGGAATCGGGCCATCAATATGGACTCTGTGGGTAAATGAGTCACGGCtcgactggaatgctgaggaagGCCTGACCACGTGAGAGGCAGAGGTGCTATTCTACgtatccacccccaccccactgggAAAACAGtggtgttaggcttgctcgctggcactggttgattagtgcgtgagcacgtgtgtatagtctacgtaaggctgcaggtgcttgccctcagggaggaCTGAGGATTGCCTGCCCTCCACTGTGAGGgtctgttttgctgtttgtttgcctgagaagcggtttcccTGCCTCTTGGCTCATCTGCCATTGGGAGACTGtcaaacgggaatggcccaatgctttctggctctgtagtttctctaccgtctgccggaatccaatgtggacctgcctggcctcggccactggcatcacccatcccccccccaaaaaaaaccccaaatgattatggaacaaaaacaatatacaaaaactccagaacaaaaaataatatgtagAGCATAATCCTACTTATGTTTTAACATGTTTATGTGCATGGAAACATCTTAGAAAGACTCACACCAAAACCTGGGTCCATTTTCCTCCGGGAGCTGGTGTGATGGGGAACCTTCCCTTTCCACTTGGGGTTCCCTTCTATTGTCTGAATTTTTCCTGATGATCCTACTTGATTTCTAGGATTGTCTGGCCAGTGAGGATATACTGATTTtgttaaagaataaaagtaacaGGGATGCTTTGTATCACAAGGGAGAGCTGGGGCTGATCTCAGTGTGCTGGTTTTTTCCAAATGATTTACCTTTTAAATTCACTTTAGATAGAAAAGGCTTAAGTTGATACAATGGACgttcagctgtgtgtgtgtgtttgtgggggtGTGTGAAATGTCAGACAATTACCGGATCAGCGTGGTAAACTGCTGCACGGGGCCGGGAAACTTGATGGGAGTCGGGAGGTGGTCGGTGTCCCTTGGGGCCAGGCTGTCAAGACGGAGAGAGTGTCATGGGAATGTGAGGATGGCACCTTCCGGAGGGTGCTCTCCACCCCAAGCCACCCGGCCCGCCTCACCTCTTGGAACAAGTGCCCACacctggctccttggcctctgctctccACAGGAAGTCATCAAAGGCACGCACTTTTTCCCGAAACAAGACTGCAAGCGACTGCGCTTTCTCCCTGGTGGCCacttcctgctctctgctctgcctgtCTATGCTGGTCAGGTCCACTGGAAGCAGAGGATGTGGGGTCGTGGGCGACCTGTCCCTGTACATGCTCACAGGTGAGGAGTCAGTACAAGGCCAGAACATGTTGCTGGTCGGCCCTCGGGGGCTCTGGGCCTGCTCCTCACCCTCCAAGTGGATCATGAAGTGATGGTTAGAGCAGAGAGGGGCCGAGAGCTGACTGGGGCTAGCTCCACcctgccaggccaggccaggccacagCTACAATAGCCTGCCTCAGGGCAAGGATGGTGGGTCAACAAGGGGGCATAGAGGAGGGCCTGTGGGTGCGAACCCAGTCCCCACCCAGGCTCATGACAGGGACATCCTCAGGACAGAGAAGGAGGCACTGGAGCTTCGGATCCAAAGGCCGCCACTGCAGCTATGCCCTGGCTCCAGCTCTAGCTGTCCAAGCAGCTTGCGATGAGGACTCAGCCTCCCAGGTGCATTGCCCAGGTGTGCTGCCCAGGTGTGCTGGCGAGAGCAGTTGAGCAGTCTGGACTCCTGGAAGTTCTAGTTCTCACTGTAAGTAATTTGGCTTTTCAAGCAGCCGGCCCAAATGGGAAGAATGTTTTAGCTGAAGGGTGCCAGGGACCCAGcaactataaataaaattctcACTGCCCACAGGGGAAGGAGCCAGCATGACAAGTTGGAGAAACAGCTGACCCCCTCCCACTTCCACGTCAGCCACTGGGGATACCTGGAGTCTCCTCCCACAGGCCCAGAGAGAGGCACACTGGCCCGGTCACAGTCAGGGCCCTCCTAGCCCAGCCTCCCCCAGGCCTTAGGGGGTCGCCCCCTCCATTCCTCCCTTGGCTAGGGGTCACTCTTAACCCCTCTGCTGCTTCCCTCCCATTTTCATGGCACATCTTAAGGCAAAATAATGTCTAGGAGGGTCTTGTACGTTGCAACATGTCCCCTCCTCAGTGCGCAGGACTGCAGCTCAGGACGCCGGGCTCTCGGGCACCACTAGGCCCTGCACCCCAGATGGTGAAGGTCACCTGCCCCAGAGCTTATAGGCAAGAAAGAGcccccaccaaaaaaatatatataataaaaaataaaaagaacgcTTTTTTCAGGTCTGTTATAGGCATTTGACTTCTGGTAACCCCACTCTGGGGTTACTGCCGTTCCTCCTGGTGGCCAGGTTGGCAGGTGCCCTCTGCCCCCTTATCTGGGAATGGCTGGTCTAAGGATGACACACTGGCAGGAAGCCAGGCTGGCACCGGAgcacagggagggagggtgaCTTCTGTGTGAGGTCACACAGTGTCAGTGCCCAGGGCGAGGGCTGGCGGGCGGAGCAGGTGCCTGTCCGCtgaggggagggtgggagggcgGATGCAGGGTGGACGGCGTGGACAGCAGGGCCCGGAGTCGGGGTGGGGGCTGGCGCACTGGCTGGGAACCCCAACCTTGTACCTACGGCTGTGCAAGGGGTTTAACTCTTTGGATTCCTATCTTCTTATTTGTATGGCTGGAGATGACCTTGGCCTGGCACGGTTGAAAGGGTCAACAGGACACCCTCTTGTGGTGTGGTGCGTAGGGTCCAGTGTCTGCCTTCAAGGAGATGGTCCCTGTCATCATATTTATGGTGAGCCCCTTGCTACACCAGGCTGTCCTGGGAGCAAGGCTGGGGCGCCAGGCACGTGTGGGACAAGCCGTAGCCACTGCTGCCCCCAGCCCTGGTACAGCTGTGAGTGAGGCCTGTCCAGCAGCCACCGTGGGTCCCAGCACTCAGAGTCCAGGCACCTGCTTTCAGTGCAGGCACCTGGAAAGGCAGCTGTCCCCACAGGAAGGAAGATAGTGTCCACGTTTCCACTGAGGGCCACTTGCTGAGGGCTCAGGGCCCTACACAGAGAAGCATCTCTGGGCTGACAGCAATTTTCAAATCTAAAGATGCACCGGCCAAGACCACCGAAAAGGCCGTGAGCTGGACTGTGCCCTGGGCACCCTGATTCTGTGGGTACAGCTTTTACATTTCCTGGAGGCTTCCCAATCTCAAATATTCTGTTTCCACACAGAGTGTGAATAAAGACCACAATTCTAGAAATTAACCCAAACTCTCTCTGAGTATATCCCTTCCGGTTTCTCTCTATTGTGCACACAGGGTGGCTAGGTCAGAAGCTGCTTTTTTCGTGCCCTTATTTCTAGCATTTGCTGCTTGGCCAACAGACCACATCTCCAGCCCCCTGAGCCACCCTCATCCTCGGCCCCGCTTTCTGGAACCTCCCCACCAGGCTCTGGGCGCCCCGGGCACCGGGCCACAGGCCTGGCTGGCTCACCGTAGAAGTCAGCAGGGTTGCTGTAGCGAGGACAGGGGTAGCCAGCCGCTGTGAAATACTGGACCATGTGCTGGGCTGCCCCCAAGTAGATGGTGGTGCCAGATGTCATCAGAAGGACCAAGTCAAACAGCCTGAAGATGTCTGACCGAGGCTGGTGGAGGGAGATGAGCACCAGCCTGTTGCCTTTGGCCAGCCTGGACAGGGTTTTCACCAGGTTGTGGGCCGTGAAGCTGTCGAGGCCAGAGGTGGGCTCATCCAGAATGAGGATGCCTTCCCGACGGAGAGAGGAACCAAGTAAGTCAGCCGGACTCCGGCTGGACCAGGCCAGGTGGGTGACACAGGCCCCCCTGCCCGCCCGGCACCCCAGCCCTCACCGGGGTTCCACAGAAGCTGCACCCCGATGCTGACTCTCCGCCGCTCGCCCCCCGACACGCCCCGCACGTAGGCGTTCCCCACGCGCGTGTTGGCACACTGCCGCAGCCGCAGCTCCGCGATCACATCGTCCACCTGAGGACGGCAGGAGCAGGGGTCAGAGGCCACCTCCGGGGTATAAAACACCTGCTCCTCCGGGTGGGTTTAAAGCTCCAGCCTTCATTTCCCTGATGCGCAGGTTGCTCCCGGTTGCGCCCACACACCCTGAGCGCTTCCACCTACCACACCAGGTATGGGCAACGTGGCCTGTCTGGGGGCCAGACAGTTGTGCTCCCTGCCCACACGGGGGACCACAAAACAAGTAGACACATACTCATCACACACTTTGTCACCTGCCGTAAAGGGAACCAAGGGGGCCgagatggcccacagagggccaCAGGGCTTTCAGGGACGACTGAAGGGCCGGGCTGAGCACACGGTGGGTGGACTTTCCCAGATGGGCGGGTGGCTGGGCCCGGAGGCGGGGAGGGAGGGCCCCCGAGGGGAAGGATGTCGTGGCTTCTTGGGGTCACCAGAGTCAGTTAGTTACCCTCTTGTCACGCTGGGCCCGGGAGTAGGTTCTGGGCAGGCGCAGCTGGGCAACAAAAGCCAAGGTCTCACGGACAGTCAGGTTGGGGAGCAGCTGGTCGTGCTGGCGCACGTGCGCCACAGACTTCCTCACCAGCTGAGGTGTGCTGGGCTGCCCGTTGATCCAGATTTCACCTGACTTAATTTTGCCACCGTGTCCTCGCCCGGTGATCACGTCCAGCAAAGAGGCTCTACCACAACCTGCGAAGCCACCGGAGACGTCCCTGAGGTCAGGGTCCTGCGGGGGCCAGCCGGGGAGCCACCCTGCACTGCTCTGTCCTCGCAGAAGTGACCAGTCCCCAGGGAAGGGGCGCAGCACCCAGCCCTGGAGGAGGCAGCCCCAGCAGCTGGAGCTCTGAGCCTTTGTCCACAAACAGCTTGAGTACCCGCCAGGGTGCTGGAGGCACACTGATGCCGGGGGTGAGGCCAGGTCCGCCAGCGGCTGAGTGACAGGAGAAGGATGGAGTCTGGCGGCCCCAGGCCTGCCTGTGCCTGGAGTGCGCGTCCCCTCCTTCGGGGCAAGCCTGGTGTTAACTGCACCAGGGAGCTTAACGATTTCGGTCTGGCAAATATGCCAGCAACATTTCATCATTCAACTCGTTTGGCTCAGAAGCTGGCTTTGTGGGAAGGACTAATTTGGAAAATTAATAGGgtgtcttttaaaaatgcagaagtgagtctattttcagaaataagggaggaaaaaaaagagagaggtaatAGATGTGGAAATGATTTAAAAACTACAGCACTGTGTTCATGTGTTCGGAGTTTCCACCTTTTACATGTTCTAATTTTTGTCAGTGATCCTTCTTACTCTCTCTAAAGACAAATGGTCCATTGTACACAAATTCACACCAGTGACTGTGATCGATCTGGGGAAGTAAGTGTCAGATTGCAGCAGGATTCCAGAAAGCACTTTCTTTGACGGCCCTCTAAGCTGTGAAAGGGAACTGGGCTTCTGGGAACACCTTCTTGCGAACAAGCTGGAGAGAGCTCTGTCCATTCCCTCCAGGTGGGGTTTTGGTTTCCTTACTATACATTTCTCGTAGAGAGCAAATTTTTCAAGTTGTTTCCAAACAAGGAACGTGCCAGTACACATCATAGAACAACTCCTTGCCACAGCCAGCGCCTCCCGCAGGCAGCCCTACGGCCCCCGTGCATAAACAAAAATCAAGAAGCTTCCGCAGGGAAATGTCTGCATAGGGATCATGAGTTTCCACGGTAGAAAGGGACCTGCACCCTATCTCTTGAGTGGACCTCCTTTAAGGTCCCGAGAGCTTAGGAGACACAAAATAGCCAGGAGAGAAACCAGAGaggtggcctctgccctgggccctgCTTAGCTTCGAATATCACTCCAGGTTCTGGGAGCACAGGGGACTTTGCCGATATTCACAGGGACAGTGGGATTCCCAATCAGGGAGGAGAAAGGCCACATTTCCTAAACAAAACTTTAAAGAGGAGTAGGTGGCCTTTCTAGCGACTGGGGAGACCCTCATGAACCTAGAGAAAACAGCTGGCCTTCAAGACCCCCATAAAATGGCTGGAATCTCCAAAGCAGTAAACTCATTCATTGGAGAACACACAGCTTCCGCACTGCTGATTCTATAGAAGCAGCTAAAATGCCTGGGgctgttctatttattttattttttatgacagccagactttttttgtgtgtttgagtGGAGTAAGTCACAGGAAGTATTATTGATAAATCTTTCTGAGAAATCATCTTAATCATTTCAGCGAAATAAACCTGAAGCTAAACACACCAAGCCCAGGGTCAAAGGCCCTGGAGAGGGCTCAGTGTCACCTCTCCAAACCTCACTTTCCTCAGCCACAAATCAGGAATGCTAACAGTTATCGGGCTGTGTGTAGCAAGGATTAACCATCATGACTCTCAGGCTTTGTGGAAGCACCTGTTAAGGGCCCATGTGTCTCCTCGATGTTTAATTCATGAAGAGAAAGCAGACAAAACAAGAAAAGCCACCAGCagtgagaaacaaaaataaaattggccTATATCTACTTTTTTCTTGTTTAGATCAGACTTGCAGGGACAGGGCCAAAAGCAGGTAGGACTTGACCTGTGGGGTTGTTCCAGTTACAAAGTACATTTAGACACGTTTGATCTTTGGTTGGGCAATAAACAGAACTTCCCTATCCAAAGATTGTAAAAATTTGGAGATGATGTTCAAAAAGTTGAGTAATCTATCCTTCTGGAAATGATTAATTAAAAGGTATAAAGTGCTATCTCTAACACTATGTAAGGGAGAAATGCCTTTATCTGAGATTATAATCAGGAGACCAAAGTTCTAGTTCTAGGTCTGCATGAAATGTATATCCTTAGGTTGTGTGTGGGGCCGGGCGGGCAGAAGGAGATCACTAGAAAGATTGAGGGCTCCTCTGAAGATGCTTCCAAAGAGGCAAGGAGAAGGAAAGGTAGAAGACAATGACAGGGATGAACACTATTCTCCAGCCCCCCTCTCAGCCCTGTGTTCTGCAGTATCCAGCCCGGCCTGTGGAAGGGACTGTTAGGCACTCCAAGGGTCTGGATTTGCACAGATGGTGGGAGGTTGCGCTCAGACGCGGAGGGGCTGTGTCTACCCGCTGCCTGACCATAACCGGGAATCTGACTGTGGGGAAACCATGAACGCTCCTGTGGAGGAGGAGCCCCCTGAAAAGGACATTCACTTCTGAAGCCACCGGATGACCCTGGAAAGGGTTTTGCCTGGTCTCAGTCCAGGTGTTAAGAAGCTTTGGCTGCAGCTTCAGGAGGCACACGGTTCTCAGCAACTACCCGAGAGCTGTAAACGGAGGGgcagagatttgaacccaggcctgtcTGACCCAGAACCTGTGCTGTCAAACACTCTGCTAGAGTATTCTACTAGTCAGTCAgtagaagcattcatttgtccaAGGCACCATTCTGCCCCCGCGGCCCCGCTCTGCCCTCAGCGGTACCTGAGCTCCCTATGATGGCCAGCATCTGCCCACTCCTCACTCTGAAGCTCAGGCTCTGGATGCCCAGCTCACAAGAGTCCTTGTGAGATGTCCAAGGCATCTTGAACTGAGCCAGCTGCTCAAACCAAGGCACCTGGGAGGCCACGTCCACCTGTGGGGAGACATCAGAGGTTCCTCAGAGAGCCGAATGGCTCAGGAGTTTCAGTAACTTCTGTTCAGCCCACATCCTCCTGAGGGGCTCCCCCAGGGGGCCACCGGACACGGGGGCTGGAGCCCACCACGCTGAGAACCTGAAGCTGCCAGTTCCAAGTCTGTAGGTAACACGCGGAAAACATGTGCACCAGCaggacagaaataaaactacaacaTGAAGTTAAATGATGTCTTCACTCAATATTAATAGTGATTTACTAATAATTTACCAAAAGTTTACTGTGTGAGGCATTGTATTCGTCAGTTTATTTGCAcgatctcatttttaatcttcATTGCAAACCTTTTACATGGGTAAGATTATGATCCCTGTTCTGCAGATAAAGCTCAGAGCAGTTAGTAGCTTGCTCACGATCATATAGCTAGCAGGTGGCAGTGCAGAGGAAGGTGGTGGCATGGATCATTGGCTTGTCCTAACTCAGCCCCACAGGCCGACAGAATAGGGCCTCGGAGTTTCACCCTCCTAGGCCCCACCACATCCCACCTGGCCTGTGTCCATGGGGAGTTGTGGGAAATAGTTGTGAGCAGAAAGGATCCACCCggccacccccatctggggccaatgcttgaatcaaccatcTATCttcaatgcctgaggctgatgcacttgaccagccgagctatcctcagcacccagggccaatgttcgGACCAGTTGAGCccctggttgtgggaggagaagagggagagaagggagagagggagggagccagaagcagacggtcgcttctcttgtgtgccatgatgggggatcaaacccaggaagtccatcaccaggctgacactatccactgaacaaaccggccagggccaaaatagaaGTTTTGAATCTGACCAGGTTTTGAATTCCTGACAGCCCTCAAAAGGCACTTGAATTCTGAATGTTTTATTAGCTCCAGTGACAgtatattttaccaaaaaaaaaaaatctacataaagTCTGTAGTTTAGTTACTAGCATCGTACCATTGTTAATGTCTTAGTTTGGTACCTGTGCTGTGAGTTAGCAAGACGCTAACAtcagggagagtgggagggacaAAGGGTAATGGGAACTCTACAATTGTTGCAAGTTTTcctaaaatctaaaattatttcaaattagaaAGTGAATAAAGAGTTTTAGAGACTTTAACCCCACAGGTTCGCACAATTTGCTTCATGTTTTAACAAAGGTCTCCTCTATTGATGCCTCGAAACCTGTGGCTGTAGTAGTGGAGCTGAAGGAAGTCTCCAAAGTGCTCGCACCCGCCGTGGGGGGGAACAGCGTGGACGGCGCGGTCTGTGGGAGCAGAGGGCCCCTTCCCTCCCACCAAGGGCTGGTTGGGCCGTCCCTGCCCGCTCTCCCCACCTTGTTCTTAGGTGTGCCTCTACCTGGTAGTTGAGGCCTCGGACCTCCAGGGTGTTAGATTGGCCACTGTAGGTGAAGTACAGACTGTTGTCGCTTTCGGAAGAGAACAAGCTGTCCTGGAGGCCCTGCAGGGAGACAGGACAAGGCGAGGGGCTCCTTCGGAAGCTGCAGAAGACGcaggagaaagcagagggggaCACCCGACAGTGACAGCAGCAGCTAGGGTGGTTGACATCCCAAACTGGCAAGACATGGATTTGGGAAGGTGGAATCCAAGAGCTCTGAGGAAACAAGCTTCGATGAGGGCACATCTGCTGTTCCCTGCAGAGAGAGCTTTAGGGCGCCCCCCAGGGCGGCTCCTGCCCCAGAAACCTCAACGGCTGGCTGGCAGAGGGGGAACCATGGCTGGTGCTATGGTGGACAGGCTCCAGTCTCTGCACTGGAGGGAGCTGGTGACCCTCTGTGTTCTGGGAAAacctgaggggggaggggaatctgagtggggggggcggggcggggcactGGCCTTGAACTTCCTCTCAGTATCTCCTGATGCCAAATAGACTTGACATACCCAGCAAGTGAGAGGAAAACGGCTGGTCAACAAGCTAATGCTCAATGTTTGTGAAGACACCATCCTTAGAAAACTTGCATCTTATTTTGACTAGGAGTTTTGCACAACAAGGCTATTCAAAATGCTGTTGGGAGATTTCAGAGAAagtcccttctcttcttcctccttcacctTGTTGCTATTTTTGTGGGAGTGGTGCTATATTTGAATGCACATCAAAAGAATCAATGTTTTGTGGCATCAGCTGATACCTTTAAATGATATTAACCATCTGCAGATCTGAATTCCTTCTATTTATCAATTCAATCATTTACTCGTTGAGGCCTAGAAAAAAATACCTACCTAgtaaaatttcagttttttaatgcattcagatttttttcccatttctataGTGCAGAGAAAAGCACATCTTCATGAACGAGTTTCTGTTGACTCTGGTCTTCTTCCCTCAGAGACACCTTTCCCACCCAATGCATTccttcaatcaatcaatcaatcgatCGATCGATCAATCTAGCATGAAACCAACACTTGTTTGGAGCCCACGTCATGCTTCGGGTATGGAGTTTGGGATGTGACAGTGAAAAGGACAGTCTTTGAGAAGCTAAGGTTTCAGTGGATAAGACAGGTGGTCAGGCTGGGGCCAGACAGGCCAGGCATAGAGGCAGGCTGGCCTCCAACATCCACTCAGGGTCCATTTTCACGGTGTAAAAACAATGGGCTGCATGGGAAAATAACATGACTTAGAATTTATGTGAAAATAACACCCCACAGTCTTTGTCACAGCCTCCCTGTAATAGTGGAGGTGAGAGGTCCTTGGAAAGAACATTCCAGAGCAATGGAGGTGGACAGAGATAAGTACAGGTGACAGTCAGCTGCAGGCCCACTGCGAGGAGGCCCCGGACTTCTGAGAGAGTATGGGGACAGCAGACCATCGCTACTTACCTTGTTTAATGTTAGAGCTATTACCATAAAGATCCTAAATGATACAGAAAAATGTGGGAAAGACAACAGCTAATTCAGCAGAAGTGCTACCTTTGGGGAACGGAGGCAGATACCTAGGGATGGGGAGGGGCTAAGGTGGGCCTTCAGAGCTCTTGGCAGTTAGTGTTGAGTACATGCGGGTTCACTAGTCTTTAAACTGAATTgtctgaaatatttcaaaatatgttttcaaaCTGAGAGAGCTGCCCAGTGAGGAGAACACCTACCGGACcccaggtggaggtggtggaggtaaGCGGTGGAGAGGGACCCCCTGGGAAGACCGAGAGCAGATCAGAAAGCTGGGGGCCCCCCGCAGCCCTGACCCTCactcaccacctccaccaccagcaCTTGCATTGCCTGGTTTTACCATTAATCTTGTTAAATTATCAGAAATTCTATCAATTGCTGAGAGACTCATTTGGGCTAACATGCatcctatttgtttgtttgtttttaaacagcaAATGCTTGCAGGAAGGATATTAGTCAATGGGTATAAGATAAGAGTTAGCTCAGAAATTGCTTCTGCAAACAAACACCTGGCTCTTCCCAGGTTAGACTTCCCGAAGGGGGTGTGGGGGCTGCTGAGAAAGGGAAGTTGGACATTTTGGAACCTGGAGCAATGTGTGAAAGTGACTTGGAGCCTGGAGGGCTTCCACTCTCCAGGTAGGTGGGTGGTCTGAGGAGGTGGAGGGTGTGGAATTCAGAGGAAAGAGGCCTCAGGACAAAGGGAGGTGAAAGGAAGGGACAGGCACGTGCTCCCTGCTCCTCggcttcccctgcccctccccctgggcAGGCTGGGCCAGCCCAGAGCCCAACGCCATCAAGGGACGGcgccttcgggagcacagctttcagaagaagaaaatctATGGCTTCTGTtccattttggaaatattttccttGGCTCCCAGGAAGGATATGTTAGAGTCTTCCTGAGGTTTTGACAAACtctctgtatttttcaaata
It includes:
- the ABCG8 gene encoding ATP-binding cassette sub-family G member 8 isoform X1; this translates as MAETSAFPEDGGLWTKAAPQDASGLQDSLFSSESDNSLYFTYSGQSNTLEVRGLNYQVDVASQVPWFEQLAQFKMPWTSHKDSCELGIQSLSFRVRSGQMLAIIGSSGCGRASLLDVITGRGHGGKIKSGEIWINGQPSTPQLVRKSVAHVRQHDQLLPNLTVRETLAFVAQLRLPRTYSRAQRDKRVDDVIAELRLRQCANTRVGNAYVRGVSGGERRRVSIGVQLLWNPGILILDEPTSGLDSFTAHNLVKTLSRLAKGNRLVLISLHQPRSDIFRLFDLVLLMTSGTTIYLGAAQHMVQYFTAAGYPCPRYSNPADFYVDLTSIDRQSREQEVATREKAQSLAVLFREKVRAFDDFLWRAEAKEPGVGTCSKSLAPRDTDHLPTPIKFPGPVQQFTTLIRRQISNDFRDLPTLLIHGAEACLMSLIIGFLYYGHGAIKLSFMDTAALLFMIGALIPFNVILDVIAKCHSERAMLYYELEDGMYTAGPYFFAKGCSLQILGELPEHCAYILIYGMPTYWLASLHPSPEPFLLHFLLLWLVVFCCRTMALSAAALLPTFHMSSFFGNALYNSFYLTGGFMISLNNLWTVPAWISNVSFLRWCFEGLMRIQFKGQIYHLAVGNLTIPVPGDKILNSMHLDSYPLYAIYLILIGISVGFMALYYVSLKFIKQKSSQDW
- the ABCG8 gene encoding ATP-binding cassette sub-family G member 8 isoform X4, with protein sequence MPWTSHKDSCELGIQSLSFRVRSGQMLAIIGSSGCGRASLLDVITGRGHGGKIKSGEIWINGQPSTPQLVRKSVAHVRQHDQLLPNLTVRETLAFVAQLRLPRTYSRAQRDKRVDDVIAELRLRQCANTRVGNAYVRGVSGGERRRVSIGVQLLWNPGILILDEPTSGLDSFTAHNLVKTLSRLAKGNRLVLISLHQPRSDIFRLFDLVLLMTSGTTIYLGAAQHMVQYFTAAGYPCPRYSNPADFYVDLTSIDRQSREQEVATREKAQSLAVLFREKVRAFDDFLWRAEAKEPGVGTCSKSLAPRDTDHLPTPIKFPGPVQQFTTLIRRQISNDFRDLPTLLIHGAEACLMSLIIGFLYYGHGAIKLSFMDTAALLFMIGALIPFNVILDVIAKCHSERAMLYYELEDGMYTAGPYFFAKGCSLQILGELPEHCAYILIYGMPTYWLASLHPSPEPFLLHFLLLWLVVFCCRTMALSAAALLPTFHMSSFFGNALYNSFYLTGGFMISLNNLWTVPAWISNVSFLRWCFEGLMRIQFKGQIYHLAVGNLTIPVPGDKILNSMHLDSYPLYAIYLILIGISVGFMALYYVSLKFIKQKSSQDW
- the ABCG8 gene encoding ATP-binding cassette sub-family G member 8 isoform X3, translating into MAETSAFPEDGGLWTKAAPQDASVDVASQVPWFEQLAQFKMPWTSHKDSCELGIQSLSFRVRSGQMLAIIGSSGCGRASLLDVITGRGHGGKIKSGEIWINGQPSTPQLVRKSVAHVRQHDQLLPNLTVRETLAFVAQLRLPRTYSRAQRDKRVDDVIAELRLRQCANTRVGNAYVRGVSGGERRRVSIGVQLLWNPGILILDEPTSGLDSFTAHNLVKTLSRLAKGNRLVLISLHQPRSDIFRLFDLVLLMTSGTTIYLGAAQHMVQYFTAAGYPCPRYSNPADFYVDLTSIDRQSREQEVATREKAQSLAVLFREKVRAFDDFLWRAEAKEPGVGTCSKSLAPRDTDHLPTPIKFPGPVQQFTTLIRRQISNDFRDLPTLLIHGAEACLMSLIIGFLYYGHGAIKLSFMDTAALLFMIGALIPFNVILDVIAKCHSERAMLYYELEDGMYTAGPYFFAKGCSLQILGELPEHCAYILIYGMPTYWLASLHPSPEPFLLHFLLLWLVVFCCRTMALSAAALLPTFHMSSFFGNALYNSFYLTGGFMISLNNLWTVPAWISNVSFLRWCFEGLMRIQFKGQIYHLAVGNLTIPVPGDKILNSMHLDSYPLYAIYLILIGISVGFMALYYVSLKFIKQKSSQDW
- the ABCG8 gene encoding ATP-binding cassette sub-family G member 8 isoform X2 encodes the protein MAETSAFPEDGGLWTKAAPQDASGLQDSLFSSESDNSLYFTYSGQSNTLEVRGLNYQVDVASQVPWFEQLAQFKMPWTSHKDSCELGIQSLSFRVRSGQMLAIIGSSGCGRASLLDVITGRGHGGKIKSGEIWINGQPSTPQLVRKSVAHVRQHDQLLPNLTVRETLAFVAQLRLPRTYSRAQRDKRVDDVIAELRLRQCANTRVGNAYVRGVSGGERRRVSIGVQLLWNPGILILDEPTSGLDSFTAHNLVKTLSRLAKGNRLVLISLHQPRSDIFRLFDLVLLMTSGTTIYLGAAQHMVQYFTAAGYPCPRYSNPADFYVDLTSIDRQSREQEVATREKAQSLAVLFREKVRAFDDFLWRAEAKEPGVGTCSKSLAPRDTDHLPTPIKFPGPVQQFTTLIRRQISNDFRDLPTLLIHGAEACLMSLIIGFLYYGHGAIKLSFMDTAALLFMIGALIPFNVILDVIAKCHSERAMLYYELEDGMYTAGPYFFAKILGELPEHCAYILIYGMPTYWLASLHPSPEPFLLHFLLLWLVVFCCRTMALSAAALLPTFHMSSFFGNALYNSFYLTGGFMISLNNLWTVPAWISNVSFLRWCFEGLMRIQFKGQIYHLAVGNLTIPVPGDKILNSMHLDSYPLYAIYLILIGISVGFMALYYVSLKFIKQKSSQDW